The nucleotide sequence CTCGCTGCGGAAATCAAAGGAATACCTGGAATTATGAGCATTCAAGCAGGGAACAATAGCCAGAGGGTCCTCGGGGGAGGTCATCATGATGACCTGGCCGTCGGGGAAGAACCGGAGGTACCTGTGACAAGTAGCTCAACCCTGAGCTGTGCCATCGCTACAactcacaaacacagagagtacagtcaaacattcacCTGTAGTACTCAACCTTGTGCCAAGGCCTGTAGAATTCATCCAGCGACTGCTCTCCTTGGCGAATGTATGTTGTCTTGCTGATATATAcgcctgtaaaaaaaatagcatgaatggaaaaataaatatatgcttCAGATATGCAAAGTAGTATTAATATGGCATAGTGCAGACATTTTCtctggatggaaacagggctGGGCTTTGATGTTACATTTCAGAGGCGGAAAATTCTACTGAATGGCTGCTTTGAGAAAAATTTAGTTCAGTACAATCAGTCCTGTCTGGTGTTTGGCCCAAAATTACACTTTGGCTCAACCCGGAAACGCAAATTGAGACAGTGGTTTTAGGGGTGATGTTGTTTTGTCATGTATTATAAACAAATTATAAAGGGTGTGTCTGATGAAACCAGACGCACGCATCGCTGCCGACCTCCTCGCACTGCAGTCGTCTCAAAATGCTCAAGATATTTTGCATTTATGACAGTTACATTCGGAAAGTTTGCAAACAATGACAGTTAACGTTCATATACTACGGCAAAGAATCCACCATTTGTAAATGAAGATGATTACCATCAAAACGGACACGTGGCCTTTGCAGAAACATCTCCCTCCAGGATTTGAAAGGTGGAAGCTTTGTGCAGTTCCGTCCCCACACTCTGACGCAGGCTGAATGCCAAAGTCCAGCGTCCCTGCAGGGAAATCAAATGAGCAAAGGCTGAAAACCGGAGCACATGCGATTGTTTTACTGAGTATTTATTGGGCAGCAGCGATGTGAGATTGCCAATTTCTTCCAACTGAAATCAGGCAATTTTAGAGGACAAATGTGAGAAAAGCAAGCTGCTCACGAGAACGCCGTCACAGATCTGATCTGTCGTGACAGAGGGGCTGACCTTGCACAAATGTAAAACCCACGGCAAACCAAAGAGAGCTGCTCCAGGGATGGCATGTCCAGACTGCTCGAGATAACCCAACGAAATATGTACATCAAGACCTCCCGCGGCAAGGCTGCAGTCagagaaaacaacaataaatataaatacaagcCGACAATGACTGCAAACGTAATTCTGTTCTAATGAAACTCTTTGTACCTGAAATGTGCACCTCCGTGTTGTCCAACTCGGGAATGCAGATCTTTGGAAAGGAGCTTTCCAGCGTGAGCTCCTGCTCCAGGTAGGCGAGTAGATCTTCGATCTCACCGTCGCCATCATTATCCTCcatgctgataaaaaaaaacaaatgatgcCTTCAGGTTAAGACGTAAGAACGCCCTGTCTGTCTCACAGGCGGGAGGTTTGCCGCCAAAAGACACCAAACAATAATTACTTATTGCAGAGATGAAGAAGCTGCTTTTGCATTTTCACGAGGCAACCCAAAGTTCAGACAAGTTGCAATAGGCACGTTCACGTTTCTGTAACAAACCTCAGGCTGTCAATTATAAAATACGAAGCAGCTTACTAGCTTCCTCCATCTTGGTCTGCATCTGGAGGACGGCTGTAGTTGATTTTGGACTCAATGTCGGGAACAAGCTGCATAGCCATGCGGTAGAATTTGATTGCTGCAAGTAAAAAGTAACTCAACACATCAAGATACATTTGAATTCAAGTGTTTAAGTAATCTAatcacttaccccccccccccatatacaGACATTATAATATACAGGTGGCCTTCAAATTTGAAGTAGTTATGAAAGCTGAACTGATgaaacataataaaatgtgatttccgcaactgcattttttttttttcattaatagAAAAAGTATATTTTACGGCTCAGCTATCAATTCTtcctttaatttaaaacaacCTGAAACATACCCTCATAGACCGCTCCATTCTGCTCTTCATCAACAGCTCTCAAGAAGAGCTCTGCTGCCTGCAGGAAGACAACATTCACAGCACAGCAAGAATCACGCACGGCAATCTACAACCAATCTACAACCAATCTACAACGTTTCGCCGCTTACTTTCTCCTCTTGAGCAACTTCTTGTGTCTTCCTCCGACCTTGAGCTTGCAGCAGCCGGTATCTCGTTCCACTCGCTCCAGAGCTCACTTTGAGCTCTGACATCCACTGAGCTCTAAATACCTTTAGGTGAACCTGTAATTCAGTAGAAGTAATGTCTGCTGTCAAACAACAAGGCACACAAAATGAGGAATAACGgcgtctttctttctccttcatttGTGTACCGTCTAGCTGATATATGAACGTAGCCTTATATTCCCTGTTTGGCAGGGGCATGATTGATTGATGTGCAAAAAGGATTTATTACCTCAAAATTTGGGTCATCGgagccttcctcttcatcctctatTGTACCCCCAATATCTGCCTTATCTTTAGCCTGTGGAAAAAGGAAGAAGTCAACTCTATTGAAAATCCAGAATCACTAACTGTTTTGCTTTtgagcaagtaaaaaaaaaaagcgaatTATTTCATATGCCCTAATCCAACAAAAGAAATTAATAACATACATAATATTAATAGGGAATATCAATAATTATTCATGATGATGCTCAgattctaaaaaaagaaaaagaagtggtAAGAAGTGGTACAAGAGGCAGAAAGTTCCAGATTAGGAGTTAAGAATAGAGACCTGATCCAGATTTAAAAGACTGAACAGACCTCCAGCATCTATTTCTCATTAAGAACCCGTTTAGATCTCAACTAGGGATCGACCGATAATCGGACGGGCCGATTATACAGGCCGATATTCAGCATTTTGACACATATCGGCCGATAAgagatcaatgtaaaactgtctccagcattgtcccacccacaaCACCATCTGATTGGACACACGCAGAGCCATGGCACAggtaaaacagccaatcagcagtgaagcTGTACATGCAGGGCGCGAGTGAAGAAACTCCGGGCAGCACGTATattgaaatgtattaataattgATGTGACTCACgtttctgtgaaatgttttatctaactttgttttatttactttataactgtattttatttaaaatgtctttatttattagctatttatttgtttaattagttACCTTTTTATTAGCGCTCCCTGCACTTTGTTACAACtttcaaacaaagatttgttgattattgtcTAAGATTCTTTTTAAAAGAAGCTGTTTAATAAATATgtgattaaagacatttaaacaaAGTTAAGTGTTGGAGTTCTTAATATTCTaaattttgacattttcacttttactgcaaatgagTATCGGCGCTGTTGTTCTGTTAGTACATCAACATGTCTATTTTGACACAGACTCATATTTTGCAAAGGTTCTGTATGTTTCTGCTAGTATTTCAGATACCTTGTGTGTCCTGATGTGTTTATCTCAATGCTTGTATTTGTTAACTTCATTGTTTGTTGTACATAAATGTGCAATATTGATTgttgattattttaaatattgtcatCAGATAATTATCAAATCTGGGCCATTCTTTACAAAACCTTTGTTCACCCCTGCTCTAAGGTAAGGGtgccccaaaaaataaaaccgtAAACAAgcgaaaatgagtaaaaaaaacaaaaacaaacgtcttttaGAGCTTCTTTACTACAACTtaggaaaaagaagaggagccgacaacACCCAAGAAAAGAACGCTTCTTTCAACagacaataccaggagtcaAGACTTAAAATACAGGTTTCtctacaggtgactcatgcaccaagtccgctctgcataaCATGTGGTGACAAGCTAGCAAACCAGGCAATGAAGCCTTGAAAATGCTTCGACACACTGAGACcgagaaccccggattaaagacaagaacttggaattttttgacagaaagaaaaacatgaaggacagaagtaattattgagtCACACAAATTCAAAAAAGGTGCGTGTTATGGTGAgaagatattggtgtaataatcatttaatagttattacaaatGCATAAGGCAGGAGAAAGGTTGGGGGGACCCCGCTCTAGTCTAAATATAGGAGAGGGCGTTGGCGTCTAATGACAAATATGCCAATGAATATCTTTTTGTACGCAGGAACTGACACGCAGTAGCAGAGTTGTGTTTCCAGTCATGAAACCTTTCCCTGAGGTTTGGTATGAAAGCTCTGAAACTACCTGTTGACCTTTTAGGGTGAACCCCTTCAGGGTCAACAGGACAAATGACGACTACGAATCTTCAACTCCAAATACTTAACTGACCAAACTGTCCTGCTGTTTACCTTTACTGCGGCTGACAGTTACAGTTGTACTTTAACCACAGGGCGACACGAAGTTACTCGGTGTAATGTTTAATATACCTGGTTTCTTTACGTAGGAAAACTGTTTAAGATTATAATAGAGAGTTTAATGATCTCAAAGGGTGACAGCACATGAATGTTTAGCGCACCTAAACACACTAACTTTTGTACCGTTAGTATAAAAGAGCGTAGCTAAATTCTGTTAACAGCTATAATTATTTCAAAGTAGGTGAGTCGTCGACTCTAGGAAGACAAGCAGCGCAATGCAATCTGCCAGAAAACaggtattaaaaaaacaacaacaacataacaataaataaataaatacatgaaaacatCGGGTGACGTCAGTTAGCTGACTGGCAAGCTAGCATGCGTATCTCTCTATAAGAGGCATAATAATGAGAACCCACCATAATAATTGATCCACTATGtctcttttttacatttacaaacgGATACTACCAGCGTTTACAGTTCACGGTCAGAGAAACGGACGACGCAACGAACATATTTACGAGCCCTCAGAAACGCGGCCATCTTGCTGACTAGTCCGAGGCCTGCTGCGTTCAGGAACAATCGGAATTTGGGaaatgctaaaaaaagaaaagaaaatagacGTCGTGCACAATATCAAACGGAAGGTGTCGTTGCAGCTACGATATTCAAATGCTTATCTTCAAATAACATTAAAGCgttataacaataataattaccTTACATGCTGTATACACTGGGGAAAGTTGAAGGTTTTGTTTTAAACCTAATTAAAATATGCACTGTTTTTTTGCATAAATCTTCACTGCTGAATGAGTGGACCTTTACCTTAACACACAAACCTCGTATTTAATAGTACTTTTGGATATTGTACTTTTTTATCATTTCTGTATAATTAAAGATATTTATCACTCCCCTTTCATGACAATGCATAATTGTGTCCTGATTTTGTGTAACACTGTTGCGCATTAATTTTCTTACCGCCTTGCACGACGCGAAAGCATCTCAACAAGCTCACTTCCGCATTTGCCTTGCACCAACACAGCGTTCCCGATCATTTATATCTTTCATTTCTGTGCTGCGAACGATAAGTGTTGAGATATCAACATTTCATATCTACGTAAAccgctattattattattattattattttgtgattggctgctttacAATGATTTATATGCGTTTCATCTCGCCTACGGGAACCCGCTGTGATTTGTTGccttgagttgttgtttttccagcatCGCGAGACTTCGCGTGAGTTCGGCAGCAGCAGGCCCCGGATGAAACTATTACTGTTGTGTTTTGGACAGAGGATGCGGTAATGTGTCTCTtccaacatttattattattgcatttaAATACTGTTTCGTCGTCAAATGCGAATGCGTGGCTGTGTTGTTGCGAGGAGGGTGTTTATTTGAAGTTCGGGGGCCATCCAGTCCAGTTTCCCTCTGTAATCGTTGTGGGTTATGCTAGCATCACTTCTGCTAACCTAGTTATAGCATTAAGCCCAATCAACTGAAGTCAATCTCAGCTTCAGTTATAGCTGaataatgtgatttatttatttattttaacgcTAATTTGTCGTTACGTTAGCTTTCACTTcgcacaatcaatcaatcaaatctttattgcagacacaatggtcggtccaattaaaaaacacacataacatttacaaagattatttattttttgttctccACCATACTGTATATTGGCTGTTATAATCTTTTGCATTTAACTGTAAATCAATGTTAAATACTTTATGAAGACTAGCTACTCGATTATAAGAAAAACTGACTCGCACCTGTGATTATTTCTCTGAAAATAATTGTGATATTCTACTCTGATATTGTGACCTTTATAGCCCATGATATGTTTATTATGGGCTGTATTGGTTGCTATTCACCTCTAATTTCACCAGTGacattcattcctctcttttcaggCAGGATGAGGAAAGCCCATGATGGTTTGagagtcctcctcctctgcccgcTGTCTTCTGCTGATGTCACAGAAAGATCTGGTTGCATTCAACATCTTTATTTTGTACCCAATAGTTACTTCTCCCCGAATCCTGCTATGGAGGAACGATCATAAATAATGAATAGATACACCAGCATCAGACAGCTCGGAGACGGCACCTACGGCTCGGTCATGCTCGGCCGCAGTCTGGAGTCGGGGGAGCTCGTGGCCATCAAGAAGTGAGGAGctgggagtttgtgtgttttgctgcagTCCTCAaagattatttcttttttgttctccaCCATACTGTATATTGGCTGTTGTAATCTTTTGCATTTGACTGTAAAAGATTCATAcgagaaatgttttcttttttttgcagaatgaaaagaaaattctACTCCTGGGAAGAATGTGTGAACCTTCGTGAAGTCAAGGTgagtcgtcgcccccccccccccccccctgcattttAAGTGTGCAGTTCTATAATTAAAATATGagcaggatttatttatttttaattagctATTTTCTGTACAGTAATACAGAATACAAGCAACGATGCACAGCTAAGTATTGATTTGTCAAAGAATGGATCTGATAGGTGATCTGTAAGACACTAACAAATGCAGTGATGATGAAGAATGCAAGCTTTGAGCAATGTCGGATGCCTAATGTCCAAATAAGCAGAGTTCTATAAATCTAGAGTGAGAACTTTATGATAGCTGACGATGTGCGGATAAGCCTTAAGGATGTTGTGATGCGtatattgtgtatttatgtgtagttttgtttttctctccacaCCATTGACACCGTATTACTGTTTAAATCTCCTCACAGCTTAACGTCACACAGCAGCTCTGAGTAGAAGGTGATTCTTGTGTGCTGTTGATTTTGAGCTCTGGTTTCCACCCCTGGCCTACTCTCCCCGTTTCCTAGAGCTTGACTGTGCCAGTAAAATGTGTGTAAACATGCTGGTCCTTTGGAGTCCTGCTAATTCAGTTTATAATTGCAGCATGTACCACCATAAATGCTCACAAGCCCATTAGCCTTACTAAAATGTGGCATGGTTCAACCTTTATCATCCGAGTGCAATGGGGAAAGTATACTTCTCCACCCTGCCGTCTATTACTCTGGATTTATTTCCcctttttaattataataacaaatcCCAGCATTTCTTCCCCCCTTCCCAAACTACATAATGTTCTTACATTTGCTGTATtttacaaatgttttgttttttaatggtAGGACATGCTTTTGAATGTGCTCCAGTGCACTTTGTGTATTTTCAAGCATGGTTAGACTTTCAATGTCGTTCtacatttctgttgttttgtttattctTCCCAATTTTTCTTACGTGATTCTGTCTTTGTTCTTTTAGTCCTTAAAAAAACTCAACCACGCAAATGTGATCAAACTTAAGGAAGTGATTCGAGAAAATGATCACCTGTACTTTATATTTGAGTACATGAAGGAAAATTTATACCAGCTTATGAAGGACAGGTACGTATCGCTGTTCCTTGTTGTAGTATTGGTCCCCCATTAACTTGTTACAGTTCCTCTTTGagttttctctttgtttcttgATTCAGAACTCGGTTGTTTCCCGAATCTGCAGTACGAAATATCATGTTTCAGATACTACAGGGTCTGACATTCGTTCATAAACATGGTATGACTGTGTAAAGTGCAGAATTGAATCTCATTCAACCAACCGTTTTCATTTGGCTGAAGGTGATgatgcaatgtgtgtttgtttagggTTTTTTCACAGAGACATGAAACCTGAGAATCTTCTGTGCATGGGCCCAGAGCTGGTTAAAATAGCCGACTTCGGACTTGCACGTGAAATCAGATCGCGCCCGCCGTACACAGATTACGTTTCGACTCGGTGGTACGTTTCTTTTAAAGTAAATGAACAATGGGAGTTTACTTGATGCGTTTGTGCACTCAAGATTTTGTACCCTCTCTTTCTTTGACTAGGTACAGAGCCCCAGAGGTGCTCCTCAGATCCACATCCTACAATTCACCCATAGACCAGTGGGCGCTAGGCTGCATCATGGCAGAGCTTTATACCCTCAGGCCGCTTTTCCCAGGCTCCAGTGAAGTAGACACCATTTTCAAGATTTGCCAAGTCTTGGGTACGCCGAAGAAGGTAATGCTTTTCAGTTCTATAAGGACCTAGAACTGCTCCGATCATCTTTAAAAGCAGATTTTCCTGTTGAAAGCGAATGACGCTACGTAAACGATGTGTACGTTCGGACTGTATCTTCTCTCCAGAACGATTGGCTCGAGGGATACCAGCTGGCTAACGCTATGAACTTCCGTTGGCCTCAGTGTGTTCCCAGTAATCTGAATACACTGATCCTTAATGCCAGTCCTGAAGCCATCCGTCTCATGACAGATCTGCTGCAGTGGGATCCCAAAAAGAGGCCGGCTTCTGCCCAGGTAGCCTCTGACCCACACCCACGTTCTTCCATAAGTGAGTATGAAAAACGGATCCTTTCGTCTTCTCAGGCTCTCAGGTACTCCTACTTCCACGTTGGCCAGGCTTTGGGCACTCCTCAGCAGATCCTGGATCAGGCCAGACCTCAGCGGGCCATCGTGCAGATGCAGGCTCCCGTCCGGTCACAGcacatgctgcagcagcagccactgcTGCTTCAGCCGGTGCCCCCATCCCAGCCGCCACCTGCCAACCAACACTTCTCCGCCTCCAGGCCGCTCCAACAAATCCAgctctcctctgcagcttcCCAGGCAGCAGTATACCAACGGCACGCAGAGCCGGCgcgggagcagcagcagccgaagcAGGACCAGCCCGAAGGAACGCCACAGAGCCGCCTTCCGTACATCGTTGACAAGAACCTCCAGAGCAAGGTCACTCCCTCAAAATCACACCCATCAAAGGAAGGCTGTGGCCACAATATCAGCACGAGCACGGCAATTATTACTTGCTTCAAATGTGTCATTTATTAATGCGTTACTCACGTGCGCTTAATTTGGCTTGTTCTTTCAGCAAACCAGACAGGAGTCAGAAAATTCAAATTCACTAAGCTATCATTTGAAACCGAAAGGAGGCCGGCGGCGTTGGGGCCATGCCACAGGACACGCTCAGGGCGAAGACTGGAACGACTATGAAGAGGCTGATGCGAAGTCAATCCGTGTTCTGGGAAAAAGCAACTTCTCCCCGGAGAAGTCAAGACAAGGGGACGATGCACAGAGCAGGCGAGGTTCTAATGACTGCGTTTAAAGTAACAAAATATTTGTACACTGAGCTACTCACAGTACACACATTATGTTCTGACGGATGCCTTCTCTCTTTCAGATACGGAAATGTTCTGGATTTTAGTCGACCCAAAGGAAAAGAAGATGCTCCTTTAAACCTGAACAAGACCGCAGCTTGCCAAGAGCCACCAAGAGCCGCTTCTGCTAAACAGCATTACCTGAGGCAGTCCAGATATTTACCTGGTAATGTATAGTCAAAGACGTACTTTGGGTTCTAATGCGTTGTGGTTTGATTCCACTGTTGCAGGAAGTCTGTCCGTGAGATCTTGTGTGAAACGACTGAGCCGTTGTTTTGTTGGTGGTTTGGAAGCAGCAGGTTTCTTGACGACAGGACTGTTCATCTACTCTTCACTGCATTTTGTTGGCACAAGACAGTCGCGCAAATCTTCAGTAGACGGTGGTAACCTGTACACGCTGTAGCACCGATGTGCAACGATGGACAAAAGAACACAATAGACGGACACCTTTCAATGAG is from Brachionichthys hirsutus isolate HB-005 unplaced genomic scaffold, CSIRO-AGI_Bhir_v1 contig_796, whole genome shotgun sequence and encodes:
- the fbxo9 gene encoding F-box only protein 9, with the translated sequence MAKDKADIGGTIEDEEEGSDDPNFEVHLKVFRAQWMSELKVSSGASGTRYRLLQAQGRRKTQEVAQEEKAAELFLRAVDEEQNGAVYEAIKFYRMAMQLVPDIESKINYSRPPDADQDGGSYMEDNDGDGEIEDLLAYLEQELTLESSFPKICIPELDNTEVHISALPREVLMYIFRWVISSSLDMPSLEQLSLVCRGFYICARDAGLWHSACVRVWGRNCTKLPPFKSWREMFLQRPRVRFDGVYISKTTYIRQGEQSLDEFYRPWHKVEYYRYLRFFPDGQVIMMTSPEDPLAIVPCLNAHNSRMDCALFGHFRLSQETDNQTKVFAVCKKRQEKVTEIPRNRFYRQNQTPEAEHTFHMGLQLSSGGVHCFNKLVWIHHSCHITYKQTGETVVTAFDLDRMYPPFHFARVKSYTAFSEQPL
- the LOC137912993 gene encoding serine/threonine-protein kinase ICK-like; amino-acid sequence: MNRYTSIRQLGDGTYGSVMLGRSLESGELVAIKKMKRKFYSWEECVNLREVKSLKKLNHANVIKLKEVIRENDHLYFIFEYMKENLYQLMKDRTRLFPESAVRNIMFQILQGLTFVHKHGFFHRDMKPENLLCMGPELVKIADFGLAREIRSRPPYTDYVSTRWYRAPEVLLRSTSYNSPIDQWALGCIMAELYTLRPLFPGSSEVDTIFKICQVLGTPKKNDWLEGYQLANAMNFRWPQCVPSNLNTLILNASPEAIRLMTDLLQWDPKKRPASAQALRYSYFHVGQALGTPQQILDQARPQRAIVQMQAPVRSQHMLQQQPLLLQPVPPSQPPPANQHFSASRPLQQIQLSSAASQAAVYQRHAEPAREQQQPKQDQPEGTPQSRLPYIVDKNLQSKQTRQESENSNSLSYHLKPKGGRRRWGHATGHAQGEDWNDYEEADAKSIRVLGKSNFSPEKSRQGDDAQSRYGNVLDFSRPKGKEDAPLNLNKTAACQEPPRAASAKQHYLRQSRYLPGVGTKKNAAMNASKDYSGSHLWSDGGIPFGGTLPSRGAHGTNTVPGGSMAAFYKKDLGPVGHRRHPGPSMEPAASNYATWQSGRSQMTSSASKTLTGILPRPPVQTIHGRTDWSAKYGHR